In one window of Synechococcus sp. M16CYN DNA:
- a CDS encoding fatty acid desaturase, producing the protein MANEIDLVPIHRQSLLIATLVGLAWLLTLVIAISRDIHQWTVAWILTFIILRSFLHTGLFILAHDAMHYSLAPLNKELNNQIGKICLFLYAGLSFESCSQKHSLHHQFPESPLDPDFHLSVSSMPFNWYFKFLMNYLGYKQLFILVSAWFFMLQIINSCSIKNIIFFCILPLIISSFQLFTVGTWLPHKQTGTNSKKRFPSSLSLHPIISFAACYHFGYHLEHHLSPNTPWFKLPDLHRTSLKSELASVSVDRAL; encoded by the coding sequence GTGGCAAATGAAATAGATCTAGTTCCAATCCATCGCCAAAGTTTACTTATAGCAACTTTGGTTGGTTTGGCTTGGTTATTAACTTTAGTAATCGCTATATCCAGGGATATTCATCAATGGACAGTAGCTTGGATTTTAACTTTTATTATATTGCGATCATTTCTACACACGGGACTATTTATTCTTGCTCATGATGCTATGCACTATAGTTTAGCACCATTAAATAAGGAACTTAATAATCAAATAGGAAAAATTTGTTTATTTTTATATGCAGGTTTATCCTTTGAATCTTGTTCCCAAAAGCATTCACTTCATCATCAATTTCCTGAGTCACCGCTTGATCCTGATTTTCATTTGTCTGTAAGCTCAATGCCTTTTAACTGGTATTTTAAATTTTTAATGAATTATTTAGGCTATAAGCAGTTATTTATTTTAGTCAGTGCTTGGTTTTTTATGCTTCAAATAATAAATTCGTGTTCTATTAAAAATATAATTTTCTTTTGTATATTGCCATTAATCATTAGCTCATTTCAATTATTTACCGTAGGTACATGGTTACCACATAAACAAACGGGGACTAATTCTAAAAAACGATTTCCAAGCAGTCTTTCACTTCATCCAATTATCTCATTTGCAGCTTGCTATCACTTTGGCTACCATCTAGAACATCATCTGAGCCCGAATACGCCATGGTTCAAACTACCTGATCTACATCGTACATCACTGAAAAGTGAGCTCGCTAGCGTTAGCGTTGATCGTGCTCTTTAA
- a CDS encoding orange carotenoid protein N-terminal domain-containing protein: MYTIDKARQIFPDTQTADAVPAITARFKLLSAEDQLALIWFAYLEMGQTITVAAPGAARMALARPTLDEILEMSFDEQTKVMCDLASKINSPIATRYAFWSINVKLGFWYELGELMRASKVAPIPPGYKLSANASSVLEAVKKVEQGQQISLLRNFVADMGFDPDVTDDQIQAEPIIAPTPNDKREKIFIPGILNQTIISYMELLNSNDFDQLINLFLDDGALQPPFQRPIVGREAILKFFRRDCQNLKLMPQGGFSEPADSGFNQIKVTGKVQTPWFGQEVGMNVAWRFLLDENDKIYFVAIDLLASPAELLKLGGK; encoded by the coding sequence ATGTACACGATTGATAAAGCTCGTCAAATTTTTCCGGATACTCAAACAGCTGATGCTGTCCCTGCTATCACCGCCCGTTTCAAGCTGCTGAGTGCGGAAGACCAATTGGCACTAATTTGGTTTGCATATCTTGAAATGGGTCAAACTATCACCGTTGCTGCCCCTGGTGCAGCGCGAATGGCTCTTGCTCGTCCTACTCTTGACGAAATTTTAGAGATGAGCTTTGATGAACAGACTAAGGTGATGTGCGATCTCGCAAGCAAAATCAACTCTCCGATTGCAACGCGCTATGCATTTTGGTCCATTAATGTTAAGCTGGGCTTCTGGTATGAGCTCGGAGAGCTTATGCGTGCGAGTAAAGTTGCACCAATCCCCCCCGGTTACAAACTTTCAGCTAACGCATCCTCAGTCTTAGAAGCTGTCAAGAAAGTTGAACAAGGTCAACAAATTAGTTTGTTACGCAACTTTGTAGCTGATATGGGCTTTGATCCAGATGTTACAGATGATCAAATACAGGCTGAGCCAATTATAGCGCCTACCCCGAATGATAAACGTGAAAAGATTTTTATTCCAGGTATTCTAAACCAAACAATTATTAGTTATATGGAGCTTCTTAATTCTAATGATTTTGATCAACTAATTAACCTATTTCTAGACGACGGAGCTCTTCAACCTCCATTTCAACGTCCTATCGTTGGACGAGAAGCCATACTGAAATTTTTCCGTCGTGATTGTCAGAACTTGAAGCTAATGCCACAGGGCGGCTTTAGTGAACCTGCAGATAGTGGATTTAACCAAATTAAAGTTACTGGAAAAGTACAAACTCCATGGTTTGGCCAAGAGGTTGGCATGAATGTTGCATGGCGTTTTTTATTAGATGAAAATGATAAAATTTATTTTGTTGCTATTGATTTACTTGCTTCTCCAGCCGAACTGTTAAAACTTGGTGGCAAATGA
- a CDS encoding DUF1499 domain-containing protein codes for MTLYANFTYKDKNYIYVRINNKLFRFVNNLKLLADISTKVIQVESMLHFNYSGFEINIMRIRALKMLIVY; via the coding sequence ATTACTCTATATGCAAATTTTACTTATAAAGATAAAAATTATATTTATGTCAGAATAAATAATAAATTATTCAGATTTGTTAATAACTTGAAACTATTAGCTGATATCTCAACCAAAGTAATTCAAGTTGAATCTATGTTGCATTTTAATTATTCAGGTTTCGAAATTAACATAATGAGAATTCGAGCATTAAAAATGCTTATTGTTTATTAA
- a CDS encoding DoxX family protein translates to MIRSILTRPYLSNFGLLLLRVFTGTLLIHHGYEKLINIENFADAFVRPLHLPFPVLLAYIAAFSEIIGSWFLITGLFTRLGALAIAGTITVAIYHAIATAGFNIYLLELLGLYLAAAISVLACGPGLFSVDELIVRWLETNPKLLTRLSSNFSKSSTILK, encoded by the coding sequence ATGATTCGCTCTATTCTTACCCGTCCTTATCTATCCAATTTCGGGCTTTTACTACTTAGAGTGTTCACGGGTACACTTTTAATCCATCATGGATACGAAAAGTTAATCAATATCGAAAACTTTGCAGACGCGTTTGTTCGCCCCTTACATCTTCCATTTCCAGTTCTATTAGCATATATTGCAGCATTTTCAGAGATTATTGGTAGTTGGTTTTTAATCACTGGCTTGTTCACACGGTTAGGGGCATTAGCTATAGCTGGAACAATTACCGTTGCTATCTATCATGCAATTGCCACGGCTGGATTTAATATTTACTTACTAGAACTTTTAGGCCTTTATCTTGCTGCAGCTATATCTGTATTAGCCTGTGGTCCAGGCCTATTCTCAGTCGATGAGCTAATTGTTCGATGGCTTGAAACAAACCCCAAATTGCTTACCCGTCTTTCTAGTAATTTTTCAAAATCTTCAACAATATTAAAATAA
- a CDS encoding DUF3136 domain-containing protein, translating into MPSTTLTIGELEAKYPLYCKAMKLLLRDGQKPERLRRTLCWERLEKLHHSLPKQYKSPERLMQIMQSEIISKRTK; encoded by the coding sequence ATGCCATCCACAACACTGACCATTGGTGAACTCGAAGCCAAATATCCGTTATATTGCAAAGCTATGAAGCTCTTACTACGAGACGGACAAAAGCCTGAACGTTTGAGACGAACGTTATGTTGGGAACGACTTGAGAAATTACATCATTCATTACCAAAACAATATAAGTCCCCGGAGCGTTTGATGCAAATCATGCAAAGTGAAATCATAAGTAAACGAACTAAATAA
- a CDS encoding response regulator transcription factor, whose translation MDLTPYLQALSPSTVNKAFLPIAVNGKVALAVRGRFFLRCFYENFNERSHIGCAVTDEKSCLKYLTNQVFELLICTDQLEHGNGYELVRKAKKRQPRLKVIVLALTDEIPSEYANSPWLEAVVAETDIIREVKPLEAALLAVTERHCYRSPSLRLRELSSFKCPRLTPREYEVLDRLACGMTDKEIAEALVISEQTSRTYTKRLLKVLKVNNRIQAVLKGVRCGIIQI comes from the coding sequence ATGGACCTTACTCCATATCTTCAAGCTCTATCTCCCTCAACAGTTAATAAAGCTTTTCTACCTATAGCAGTCAATGGTAAGGTTGCATTAGCGGTAAGGGGACGTTTTTTTCTACGTTGTTTTTATGAAAACTTTAATGAAAGATCTCATATTGGCTGTGCTGTCACCGATGAGAAAAGTTGTTTAAAGTATTTAACTAATCAGGTATTTGAGTTATTGATTTGTACTGATCAGCTTGAACACGGCAACGGTTATGAATTGGTTCGTAAAGCTAAAAAACGACAACCTCGCCTTAAAGTTATCGTCTTAGCCCTTACGGATGAGATTCCTTCAGAATATGCTAACTCACCATGGCTCGAAGCTGTTGTTGCAGAAACTGATATAATCAGAGAAGTAAAACCACTAGAAGCGGCTTTACTTGCTGTTACCGAACGTCACTGCTATCGCAGTCCTTCTTTGCGTTTGAGAGAGTTGTCTTCTTTTAAATGTCCCCGTCTTACTCCTCGTGAGTATGAGGTTTTAGATCGATTGGCGTGCGGTATGACCGATAAAGAAATTGCTGAAGCATTGGTTATTAGTGAACAAACCTCCCGAACTTATACTAAGCGTTTGCTTAAAGTACTTAAGGTTAATAACCGTATTCAAGCTGTTTTAAAAGGTGTACGTTGTGGAATAATTCAAATTTGA
- a CDS encoding SDR family oxidoreductase produces the protein MTGIVAVSGASGKTGYRAAEELLIAGFQPRLLLRDKSTLPPSLLNCDQVRFNLGDSKALDQALIGTEALIIATGARPSIDLSGPMRVDAWGVQRQINSCRRVGVNRVVLVSSLCAGRWRHPLNLFGLILVWKRIGERALERSGLEWTVIRPGGLSERDCNLDTEGIYWSRADQQESNSIPRRLVAQCCVEALKTPTSIGRIIEVTSNKSLPSVSMAEALDQLYS, from the coding sequence ATGACAGGTATCGTTGCCGTTAGCGGAGCATCAGGGAAGACTGGATATCGAGCAGCTGAAGAGCTACTGATAGCAGGATTTCAGCCAAGATTGTTACTCCGTGATAAATCGACTCTACCCCCATCTCTTTTAAACTGTGATCAGGTTCGCTTCAACCTGGGTGACTCTAAAGCACTTGACCAAGCCTTGATCGGGACCGAGGCCCTGATTATCGCTACTGGTGCTCGCCCCTCAATTGACCTCAGCGGGCCTATGCGTGTGGACGCATGGGGGGTTCAGCGCCAAATCAATAGTTGTCGACGTGTTGGTGTGAATCGAGTAGTGCTAGTTAGTTCCCTGTGTGCTGGCCGTTGGCGACATCCACTCAACTTGTTTGGCCTAATCCTCGTGTGGAAAAGGATTGGTGAACGGGCGCTTGAGCGCAGTGGATTGGAATGGACAGTAATTCGTCCTGGTGGGCTATCGGAACGAGATTGCAATCTAGATACAGAGGGAATTTACTGGAGCCGAGCTGATCAACAGGAAAGTAACTCTATTCCGCGTCGACTTGTAGCACAGTGTTGTGTAGAGGCCCTTAAAACACCTACATCTATTGGTCGGATTATTGAAGTTACCAGTAATAAAAGCCTTCCTTCAGTATCAATGGCTGAAGCGCTTGATCAACTGTACTCTTGA
- the rpsU gene encoding 30S ribosomal protein S21 has translation MSQVTVGENEGIESALRRFKRSVAKAGIFSDLRRIRHHETPVEKYKRKLKQRSRNRRR, from the coding sequence ATGAGTCAGGTCACAGTTGGTGAAAATGAGGGTATTGAATCAGCTTTACGGCGTTTCAAACGTTCTGTTGCTAAAGCTGGCATTTTTTCAGACCTTCGTCGCATCCGCCATCATGAAACTCCCGTCGAGAAGTACAAGCGTAAGTTGAAGCAACGTTCTCGTAATCGTCGTCGCTAA
- a CDS encoding DnaJ domain-containing protein has translation MGFDPRQWSAGAHSYARGRVTSNVESLLAENELLRQEVQSLRRQLDEFRCQQNCQPKETQTPRYKERNPNILIPRVTVSQVEGWGKAMAEQKGWHNLHLNNLLTLIEQLNSSSFYPQLNLQQRLDRLMPRLGSDLYCAISGSLTKKHSAVLAAFALYGIRTNEWLDKDPQRVVTELCNRQEMKSSRRYTRTDRRSSDSYDHNPQDPRIAALKILGLQIDASTQTIKQAHRRLVKQHHPDLGGSVETFRRVNEAYQFLLS, from the coding sequence ATGGGCTTTGATCCCCGTCAATGGTCCGCTGGAGCTCATTCATATGCTCGTGGGCGGGTTACGAGCAATGTTGAGTCGCTGTTAGCGGAAAACGAATTACTGCGCCAAGAAGTACAGTCGTTGCGTCGACAGCTTGACGAGTTTCGGTGTCAGCAAAATTGCCAACCCAAAGAAACCCAGACACCCCGTTATAAGGAGAGAAACCCCAATATACTGATTCCTAGGGTCACAGTATCTCAAGTAGAGGGTTGGGGTAAAGCCATGGCAGAACAAAAGGGATGGCATAATCTCCACCTTAACAATCTTTTGACTTTAATTGAACAATTGAATAGTAGTAGCTTTTATCCTCAGCTTAATTTACAGCAGCGTCTTGATCGTTTGATGCCAAGACTTGGCAGTGATCTTTATTGTGCAATATCTGGCTCGCTCACCAAAAAGCATAGTGCAGTGTTAGCTGCTTTCGCTCTTTATGGAATACGTACTAATGAATGGCTTGATAAGGATCCACAGCGGGTAGTAACAGAGTTATGCAACCGTCAAGAAATGAAGTCTTCTAGACGATATACAAGGACCGATCGACGTTCTAGCGACAGCTACGATCATAATCCTCAGGACCCAAGAATAGCTGCCCTTAAAATTCTAGGCCTTCAAATTGATGCATCTACACAGACGATCAAACAGGCACATCGTCGTTTAGTGAAGCAGCACCACCCGGATCTTGGTGGATCAGTTGAAACCTTTCGTCGTGTAAATGAAGCCTATCAATTCTTACTAAGTTAG